The Caldisericia bacterium genome segment CCAATTACAGACAAGGATGAGATTCTATCATCTTTTCCAAGATTAACAACCCTTCCAGCTCTCTCATAGAATTGTGCAATTCTTGAAGCAAGATATGCAGGATATCCCTCTTCACCAGGCATCTCCTCAAGTCTTCCAGATATCTCTCTCATCGCCTCTGCCCAACGAGAGGTGGAGTCTGCCATAAGTGCAACATTATAACCCATATCTCTGAAGTATTCCGCAAGGGTTATGCCTGTAAATACCGACGCCTCTCTTGCAGCAACAGGCATATTTGATGTATTGGCTATGAGAATTGTTCTTTCCATAAGCGGGCGTCCCGTTCTTGGATCCTTAAGTTCTGGAAATTCAATAAGCACCTCTGTCATCTCGTTTCCTCTTTCACCACATCCAACATATACAACTATTTCTGCGTCAGCCCACTTGGATAACTGATGCTGGGTAACAGTTTTTCCAGAACCGAAGGGACCAGGAATACACGCTGTTCCTCCTTTAGCAATCGGGAAGAATGTATCAATAACTCTTTGTCCTGTAACAAGAGGAATATCAGGAGGAATTTTCTTTTTCACAGGCCTTGGAATTCTCACAGGCCATTTCGTAAGCATCGATATCTCCTTTTTACCATCTTCAGTTTTTAGAACTACCACTGTATCCTCAATTTTTTTCTTCCCTGAAAAAATCTTTTCCACCTTTCCATTTACTCCAGGAGGAACAAGTATCTTGTGAATAACAATCTCTGTTTCCTTAACTTCACCCAGTATGTCTCCTTCTACAACCTCATCTCCCTCTCTTACAAGTGGCTCAAATTCCCACTCTTTATCTCTTGGAAGAGCTTTCTCTTTAACTCCTCTAACAATAAATGGTCCGTGTCTAAGACTTATGACATTCAATGGTCTTTGAACTCCATCAAAGATAGCTCCAATAAGACCCGGACCTAATTCCACAGAAAGAGGTGCTCCTGTAGGTACAACTGGATCTCCAGGACCCACACCTTCTGTCTCCTCATAAACCTGAATAAACACCATTTCATCCTTTATCTGAATTACTTCTCCAAGGAGTCCCTGCTCTCCAGCAAGAACCACTTCATACATCTTTACACTTTCAAGTCCTTTGGCAACAACCAAAGGACCTGCAACTTTAATTATTTTTCCTTTCTTCATTCTTCTTCTCCCTTTTTAAGAATATCCACTCCAACTGCTTTTTCTATCATCCTTCTTATGTATTTAAAACTCACTTCCTCTCTTTTTCCCTTAGTGGGAAGAAATATAACTACCGGAAGGAATCTTTTTCTCATCTCAAAGTATATTGGTAAGATTGCCTCTATATTTTTGCCAGAGAAGGCATCTATTCCAAGACCCTTAAGTATTAAACCTATTGATTCATCACCGAAAAAACATATCTTATCCATTTATATTCCTCAACCTCCGAATCACCATACTCTCTGGAAGATTATACTTTATGCCTGTATAAACTGTCCTTAAATTTTTATACTCCACAAGTTTCAAATTCATATAGGCAAAGGGAAGAGAGGGACCAAAGCCATCACCGTAAGATTTCTTAAGATATTTTATTAGATACTCATCCTTTATCTTTTCTAAAGAGAGAAGCATATCCTCCATTTTTCTCTCTACCCGAAAAGATGGATACTTTCTAAGGGAGAAATCAATAAAGGATTCTATTGAAGATTTTTCAAAGGAATCAAATGTTGAAGATTTTATTGTCCCATATGGAATATAGTAAAAATCTGATTCCTTCAAGGCTTTATGTCTTATGAAGTTCACAATATTGGTAAGATCCACTTTAATTTCAAGAAATCTCTTTAAAAACTCATCCCTTTTTACAAATTCCAGTTCCCTCTCCACCTCTTTCTTTATAAGAAAGATCTCTGTCTTTTTCTCATCTTGAATGTGCCTCTTTAACTCTTTCAAGATGAGCTTTACATCTTCAGGTAGCTTCCCTACACCTTTATAAATATAGTTTCTTATTTCGCTTACTGATATATCTTCGGTTGTTAATGTAATCTCTTTTTCACTCAACACACCTCTTATGGAGAGAAAAAGAGTGGAGGTGTGAAAGTAGTTAAAAACAAAGTCCTCGGGTGATTTAGTCCTTATCAGGTCCATATTTTTTCGCCAGTCATAGTTTATTATTTCATTAAAATCTTTGTACTCTTCCCCTACCTCATATATCCTTCTTAAGTTGGAGATAAATTCATCAATGGTGTTAGAAAGAAAATTCTTCATTACCTCACTCTTTAAGATCTTACTCATTAGAACCACTGATTTTCCTGAGATGTAGTTCCAACCTTTCAAACTCACTTCTCTTCCTCTAAGAATAGAATTTTAGGTAATTCAAGCAAAAGATCTTTCCACTTATCTTCCAACTTCCTTAATGGAGAAATGGTCACAACAAAACCATCTCCTACAACTTCAGTTTCATTGCCAATCTCAAATTTGAGGTTCTCTTGACCCAACTTTTTCTCTATGGTCTCTCTTATCTTTCTTTTAAATTCCTCATCAAAGAGACTATTAAAATCTTTTCCTATAACTATCTTCTCTTTTCCAGTTTCAGAGCTCCTCTCTATCTCCTTCAAAAAGAATTCCTTCAGTGTATTTTTATCCACCTTTTTCAATTCTTCCTTCACATGCTCTTTAAAGTCTTTAAGGATTCCATTCTTTCTCTTAAGTATAAGCGCTTCCACTTCTTTTTGGATTTCACCTTCATTTTTCTCCTTCAGGGCACTTAGTTCTCTTTTTCTTATCTTCTCCCACTTCTCCTCAATCTTCTTTAACTTCTCTTCTGTATCTTTCTCAATTATCTCTATCTCTTTCTGAGCCGAAAGAAGGATTTTATTTATCTCCTCTTCTGTTTCCTTTCTTATCTCTTCTATTATCTTTTCTATTTTCATAGTCCTGCAGTTACTATATTTGTTATAAGAATAGATGCTATAAGAGCAAGAACTGCATAAACTTCAACAAGGCTTGGGAGAATTATTGCTCTACCTGTCTC includes the following:
- a CDS encoding V-type ATPase subunit is translated as MSKILKSEVMKNFLSNTIDEFISNLRRIYEVGEEYKDFNEIINYDWRKNMDLIRTKSPEDFVFNYFHTSTLFLSIRGVLSEKEITLTTEDISVSEIRNYIYKGVGKLPEDVKLILKELKRHIQDEKKTEIFLIKKEVERELEFVKRDEFLKRFLEIKVDLTNIVNFIRHKALKESDFYYIPYGTIKSSTFDSFEKSSIESFIDFSLRKYPSFRVERKMEDMLLSLEKIKDEYLIKYLKKSYGDGFGPSLPFAYMNLKLVEYKNLRTVYTGIKYNLPESMVIRRLRNING
- a CDS encoding V-type ATP synthase subunit A, whose protein sequence is MKKGKIIKVAGPLVVAKGLESVKMYEVVLAGEQGLLGEVIQIKDEMVFIQVYEETEGVGPGDPVVPTGAPLSVELGPGLIGAIFDGVQRPLNVISLRHGPFIVRGVKEKALPRDKEWEFEPLVREGDEVVEGDILGEVKETEIVIHKILVPPGVNGKVEKIFSGKKKIEDTVVVLKTEDGKKEISMLTKWPVRIPRPVKKKIPPDIPLVTGQRVIDTFFPIAKGGTACIPGPFGSGKTVTQHQLSKWADAEIVVYVGCGERGNEMTEVLIEFPELKDPRTGRPLMERTILIANTSNMPVAAREASVFTGITLAEYFRDMGYNVALMADSTSRWAEAMREISGRLEEMPGEEGYPAYLASRIAQFYERAGRVVNLGKDDRISSLSVIGAVSPPGGDLSDPVVQSTLRVVKVFWGLDDTLASRRHFPAINWLTSYSLYTHDLDPYYREKVNEEFPSLREKAMELLEREAELEEIVRLVGIDALSPKDRLVLEGAKSIREDFLHQNAYHEIDTYTSLKKQYLMLKLILFFYDKSVEALQKGAELESIIELPVRVDIARAKYIPEEEMDEKFNELIEKIEESFKSLTEEKEVVNG